The Clavelina lepadiformis chromosome 1, kaClaLepa1.1, whole genome shotgun sequence genome segment AGAGCACATTAGCTGAAAAACACTTCGAGCCATTTACGGACCAAATGTTGAGAAGAGAATTTGAGGCAAAAATTGTTGTACCACGGAGGAGAGTGGAGTGCATTTTCGAAGACTGTCCATCGAACAAAAGTCAACTGAGCTTTAGCTTCCAGGTAAACTGTGTAATATATAAATCACAAACTTGCGTTTTCCTATTACGAAAAATACTTCTTGTTGTTTGACCTTGTTCGGTTTGCAAATGCGTGATGACGTATACAAGTCGTACAATTTAAGTTTGTGCACATAAGAACTTGATTGGTTTAACAAAATTCAACTCAGCCTAAGTGCAGCCTATATGTCAGATGCACAAAAATACAGTATCATAAGAATAGGCTACTGTCTTATCGGGAATCATATCAGATATATCCAATAAGCAAATATGATAACATATTACatgcaaaattattttctgttcAAACTTGTTGTGCGTTTTGCCGTGTTATTATGACAAGGCTAGATTTGCTTTTAAGCCATGTAAGAGTTTACTGTGACTGTAATGAAACTCTATTACTCTAGTGTTACTCAACTGAATCCTTGGCGTCAGATGGAAAAGTGGACGCTTTTCTTATACTCCCAAACCGTACAGTTTTCCGAGAAAACGTGGGACCACAAAGCGAAAGCTCCATTGAGTTTGCTTGCAATGACAGAGGTatagaaattaattttatgcttttattcgTGTTGCTTCCGTGAAACGCTAGAAACCCGGCTATAAAATCGtacattttcaacaaaaggCACGTATGGATTTTGCTTGGACAACAGCCACGAGAAATATGCTGACAAGATTGTAGCTTTTCAACTCAGTGTGTTCCACAAAGGTTTTGTGCAAGACTTACACAATTTCTTGCAATACTCACAAGATACGGTGTATTCCCTCTACGTAAGGGTTTATTTTTCTATTAGACATTTTCCAGATTAGTTTGTCCAACTTTTATGcgaattaaaaaatttataatattacaatattatgcaaatttttcacttaattGCATTTCTGGCTGCAAAATGACCTAATTATCTCCACAGGACACTTTATTTCAAGTTGCTCAAGATATTAACATTGCCTCACAAAGCGTAAAAAGAGACAAGGCTAAAATTTCAAGGCATTATAAGATCATTAAATCGAATCAATTCATGGTGTCAGGATTTTCTCTCGCCTCTGTTATATTCATCCTCGCTGTCAGCTATGTTCAAGTAAGACAGTTTAACAGCAAAGTTTATATGTGGAATTACGTCAAAACTGAGTCCATATTTATGCTATCAAACGTTATGATAAAACATGTCGATTACTGTAACAGTAGCCTACTTCACATCAAAATGCATTTACTAAATCATTCACTGGTAATATGGGTATAATAAGTTATAGCGGTTCTCAATTCGTTTTAAAACCCGCAGACTTCTATAAAGACAAATCGATTTTGTAGGCTTTATCACCAACAGTACTTAATATCATTCGTTTATGTTTGCACGAAGCATGTGCGAAATTCCACCAGCAGGCCACCAAGCTACCGAAACCGTGAAATTTGGAGGGTTAGGCTATAAATCGAAATAATAAAACCGAATCATTAAAATTGCATACAACCCTTGAACTCGATTAGTAATGCAAAATTAGGTATAATCTGGCAAGACTGTCTGCTTTCCAAACTTCCAATTGAGAACCGCTCGCCTAATATTTGTGCCTAGTCTGAGtaacatatatttttttagGTTTGTTATGTCAAGAGATTGATTAATGGAAATGTGCGGTCGGTTAACGGCAGTTGTGCGGCGCGTGCCTAATCCATACGGCGTAAGGTGTGACCTGAACTTAGTACAGCATGCTACTGCTAAATTTTTAGTGAAATACGTAATGTCTAAAACTCGGTTCATTGTATGTTAACATGCGTTGCAATAAAGATGGTTTCGAATTATTGATTGAAGAATCCCAGAAAAATTGTATGGAAATTTTGCTCAATACAGCTTTTAAAACTAGAAAAGATTAGTAGCAGAAAAGGCCTACTACTTCATGGTATATTTGTCATAATGTTGTATTTCTTCATCACAATCCGTTGCTACATTGCAAGGGTTAATCTTATATCAGCGTTTATCTGGTTTTATACACTTAAGCCAATATAAAGAAAACCAAATTTACCAATTTGAAGACCTTTTTCTATAGCAGCCCACCCTTGACGAGTTGCTTGATgtagttttatgttttaatcAAATGCAGACCTAGTAATTTCTTAATACTCAACCATAACATGGTGTGACAAATATTTAAGATCGACCCATTACACTGGGgaacaattttgaacaaaaaatttgttgactttCATTTTGCACTTGATTTAGGCTAATTCCGGTGTGCTGAATTCAAAAATGCCGCCAGTTTTCTTCTATCACGTCAAGTTTTTGCTCTACAGCATACATCCAAAATATGCAACTTTTCACGACTTCAGCTGTATTGTTTTTCCATTTGTAATAGGAATGCACAGGCTAATCATAttgtaagttatatacaaGAAGAATCAACTGAATTATTAAGCAAAAAAGGCACAGGCATCGATTTAGGTCGATGCTTTTCCCCCATTTTTGGTTGGAGGATGCAATCATCCAACGAAACTAGATAAGAAtggtaaaattgaagttagttGCTTTCCACTTTCAACCATGTATGTACTCGTACTTTCCAGGAAAACAgacaagcaataaaataatatctgtTCCTATCCTTGCAGAGTGACGAGTGGTGGTTCCAGGTTCATAAAATTTCACactattgtgcaattttgcatCAGTAACTGTCAAAtgcctttaaaaaaatgacgactCGGTTACACCACACGTTTAAAAAGCTTGTCAACTGCGCTCAAAACACGTGTTGCCTCGCTTTGAAGTTGTAGTTTCATAAAAGCGTGGAATGTTTTTTGGAAAAGGAGCGAAGGTATCGTACTTTCGTTCGAGAGAAAGTGCGTTTTTACCATACTTTCGGAGTGACAGTAGCTTTGTGTATTGCCATAATATACAGGGTTTACTGGAGGAGTTGGGAATTCCGATCTACAACTCAATTGAATGGCGAATGTTCATTGACAGCTCAAAGAGGATCTTAAAGTGCGTCCTTCTCTATAATAGCAATTTATATGGTGCAGTACCAATTGCACATTCAGTTAGTCTTTGTGAAGAATACGGAAACATAAAAAGAGTCATTGAATTGTTGCAATATCACAAGCACAATTGGATCGGCTCGCGTTCATaatagcgactgtcagaacagcgactatcaatagagcgaccacacgacagcgattcatttaaaacagcgactgtcaatagagcgactacacgacagcgattcatttaaaacagcgactgccacaacagcaacctcacttcttttattaaatccaaggcttaCGCGCACACGCACTTCCATCCCCCACACCTCTCTACACACGTA includes the following:
- the LOC143459200 gene encoding transmembrane emp24 domain-containing protein 6-like translates to MHICFSLFLACLLVKVSRQEKQNIPDVLGDRMNMYESTLAEKHFEPFTDQMLRREFEAKIVVPRRRVECIFEDCPSNKSQLSFSFQCYSTESLASDGKVDAFLILPNRTVFRENVGPQSESSIEFACNDRGTYGFCLDNSHEKYADKIVAFQLSVFHKGFVQDLHNFLQYSQDTVYSLYDTLFQVAQDINIASQSVKRDKAKISRHYKIIKSNQFMVSGFSLASVIFILAVSYVQVCYVKRLINGNVRSVNGSCAARA